ATTGTCGTATCTGGTGGACGTGGACTCAAAGGCCCAGAAAACTGGGGTATGATCGAAGACCTAGCCAAATCACTAGGAGCTGCTACAGGTTGTAGCAAGCCCGTATCTGACATGGATTGGAGACCTCATCACGAACATGTTGGTCAAACGGGTATTAAAGTGGCTCCTTCTTTGTACATTGCGGTCGGAATTTCAGGAGCAATCCAACATCTCGCAGGTGTCAATGGTTCGAAATACATCGTCGTAATCAACAAAGACGAAGAAGCACCATTTTTCAAGGCAGCTGACTATGGGATCGTAGGAGATGCTTTTGAAGTCGTCCCTAAATTGACTGAAGCAATTAAAGCGATAAACGGATAAATTAGTTTGGAGAAAATAAAGTTAGATATCGTTGGTCTCTCGTCTAGTCACGCGCAATCAGGATCGTTTGCACTGGTACTTGGTGAGAGCAACGGCAAAAGAAGGTTACCCATTATCATCGGCATGTTTGAAGCGCAAGCCATCGCTATAGAGATCGAAAAAATCTCTCCCAATCGGCCCATGACTCATGATCTATTCAAATCCTTTGCAGGAAATTTCAACATCAAGATCAAACAAATATTAATATCTGACTTGAAAGAAGGCGTGTTCTTTGCTCGAATCATTTGCGAAGACACTGAAGGCAAAGTCGTAGAAATCGACTCTAGACCTTCGGATGCCATCGCCATCGGCATACGCTT
The DNA window shown above is from Reichenbachiella sp. 5M10 and carries:
- a CDS encoding bifunctional nuclease family protein; the protein is MEKIKLDIVGLSSSHAQSGSFALVLGESNGKRRLPIIIGMFEAQAIAIEIEKISPNRPMTHDLFKSFAGNFNIKIKQILISDLKEGVFFARIICEDTEGKVVEIDSRPSDAIAIGIRFNADIYTNASVMEEAGIVVTDEFEEELDTMVVNDDEEEDAPIGSPEYLKNQSIDGLQKLLDQALSEEDYEKAAKIRDELNRRN